The proteins below come from a single Crossiella sp. CA-258035 genomic window:
- a CDS encoding MgtC/SapB family protein, whose protein sequence is MTLLWWEVAARLGSALVLGSVIGLERQWRARMAGLRTNALVATGAALFVLLSVLTPGEGSPTRIAAQVVSGIGFLGAGVIIRDGVSLRGINTAATIWGAAGVGCLAGAGLFPHAAAGAAAIVLANVVLRSLARKVDRTQSETDRRYLYDFKAVCRDAEEAHIRALVVQSVTTAGFVLQGLESEDLGASGKVEVTARLSGKGKQGTELESAVSRLSLEPGISSVSWRVVESDPEV, encoded by the coding sequence ATGACGTTGCTGTGGTGGGAGGTCGCCGCCCGGCTGGGCTCGGCGCTGGTGCTCGGCTCGGTGATCGGGCTGGAGCGGCAGTGGCGGGCCCGGATGGCCGGGCTGCGCACCAACGCGCTGGTGGCCACAGGGGCGGCGCTGTTCGTGCTGCTCAGCGTGCTCACCCCGGGCGAGGGCAGCCCGACCAGGATCGCCGCCCAGGTGGTCTCCGGCATCGGTTTCCTGGGCGCGGGTGTGATCATCCGGGATGGGGTGAGCCTGCGCGGGATCAACACCGCGGCCACCATCTGGGGCGCGGCGGGCGTCGGCTGCCTGGCCGGCGCCGGGCTGTTCCCGCACGCCGCGGCGGGGGCGGCGGCGATCGTGCTGGCCAACGTGGTGCTGCGCTCGCTGGCCCGCAAGGTCGACCGCACCCAGTCCGAGACCGACCGGCGCTACCTGTACGACTTCAAGGCGGTCTGCCGGGACGCCGAGGAGGCGCACATCCGCGCGCTGGTCGTGCAGTCGGTGACCACGGCCGGATTTGTGTTGCAGGGCCTGGAAAGCGAGGACCTGGGCGCCTCCGGCAAGGTGGAGGTCACCGCGCGGCTGTCCGGCAAGGGCAAGCAGGGCACCGAACTGGAGTCCGCGGTCAGCCGCCTGAGCCTGGAACCGGGCATCAGCTCGGTCAGCTGGCGGGTCGTGGAGTCCGACCCGGAAGTCTGA
- a CDS encoding type I polyketide synthase: protein MTTRRQLQDWLLRRVAETVGRSPEEIDVHQPLDSYGLSSRDAVALSGQLEDHLDRSLPATLVWEHPTIAGISAALLDGAAPRAADAVPPAASAAPQATEPIAVVGLGCRLPGGVDGPEAFWDLLSSGREVISEVPEQRWAGHAGSPEAAEVLARTTRWGGYLTDITGFDADFFGISPREAAGMDPQQRLLLEVSWEALEHAGIAPAGLRGSRTGVFVGISGNEYGQLAISEAERIDAWSGTGAALSIAANRLSYVLDLRGPSVAVDSACSSSLVAVHLAVQSLRAGESEVALAGGVNLLLGPGVTVNFDQMGVTSPDGRCRAFDAAANGMVRAEGAGVVVLKRLADARRDGDRVLAVLRGSAVNSDGRSNGITAPNPEAQEALLRTAYANAGIAPSEVDYVEAHGTGTLLGDPIEAGSLGAVLGADRDPGAPLLIGSVKTNVGHLEAAAGITGLIKVVLSLANDAIPASLHFTEPNPHIPFDRLGLAVAAESQPWPRQDRPARAGVSGFGFGGTNAHVIVEEVAATASVSTVEGPDGYLLSGPSPERIRDSAGRLAEWLATAPAELGVVRDALHRRFAGPSRALVTAENKAELLEGLRTLAAGRVAPNIAVSRGDRLGAGVVWVFSGHGSQWAGMGAELLATEPVFADALSEVDELVRAAAGFSPLELLSAKAELNGFAVVQPTLFAVQVALAELWRAAGVRPDAVIGHSVGEVAAAVVSGALSLADGVRVVTARSRLAAELAQPGVMAALELRADELPELATGLSDVDIAVRNAPGQTVVAGPAAAVTELVARVEASGRMARLVKVDVASHSAMVEPVLPALAAELRGLRGRKPEIPFYSTVSEQPKFDSGYWVANLRQPVRFAEAVSRALADGYGVFLEIAPHPVLAQAITETARAEEADPVVLASLRRQEPERRQLRHELGRLRLAGHPLPKAGGGFAELPTTPWRHQPYWVAPSRRRGGATAGHPLLGTHLELPEDGRHLWSAEVGLEALPWLTDHRVDDVPVLPGVAYAEIALSAASAAFGLPVGQVQASDVALHRPLALGARTGLTTVLIPGGGLRGLVNIYSRAEDDSWTLHATAKVAAAEPAEARLEPFDGSDLLSGPGIERAELYRRLRALGQQHGPAFAGVTEVHATGDGTAAASVVLPEQAPPNSRFAAHPAVLDSCLQVLGAALPPVADNELHLPMEFGAVRVYGEVSQGGLCQVRVSGEGGGVLADVQLSDPDGRLVLEINGVFVRKVRRAELTVPLGELLLETVWQRADLPPAPVGGTSGTWLVIGEDDRLVCDLADGLAASGRHPILLSTVDITAELLAEVLDQAAPAGIVLVQPDPDGPEGLDAALRLTVAASAVVGAVAERGLTPRLWLVGGGGADVVGAELVRPAAAALRGLARVLAFEQPALRASWVDVDATAAVAELLAELLGGGTEDEVAWRGGVRYAARLRRASLPEPAEAPVVRSGGAYVVTGGLGGLGLVLASWLVERGAGKVVLNGRSNPGTTARQMITELRAAGAVIEVVTGDIAEPGVAERLVEVAQNGSSLRGVVHAAAVLDDRVLGRLDAENVRRVWRPKAYGAWRLHEATSGLPLDWWLGFSSAAALLGSPGQAAYAAANAYLDAVTARRRGEGQQAATINWGTWAEVGLAAQREVGAVAAITPDQGVAALEAVLASGRPATGVLRLDVRALAELFPEAARTPFFAELVPAAPVAEVEWPGVDALSTVDSAEARRIAAGQLRARVAGLMGFAAESLPAESPLTGLGLDSLLAVRVKNAVQHDFGLTLPTALLLRGASLAELETWLFSELSLGARESGPAQPVRVPPRDAAERLVSAVWQEVLRRPVGVTETFESAGGTPVQAERIAGLLAERSGRVLRVDELFAVPTVEGMARWVREREVGSGQSPLRVLRRDGGQPPLFFFHPAGGDTAVYRQLVDLLDPDQPAYGLDRVDHVRELPEKAGCYLDHVRAVQPSGPYRLAGWSLGGFLAYEVAQQLTAAGAEVELVAMIDSLNPLPLPAGLDEVRLAELRFRRFADFLEASYGRRIELPYDVLARLDDEEQIDLLIEQMTAHQLVNVEVSTAILHHQRTSFLDTRVLERYQPSRYDGRVVLYSAADKTPGGLKDPRFDRDDAPLGWDEFAPALEVVRVPGHHLSVLDPPNVEVIGAHLRQLLRSLSSAPNRQ, encoded by the coding sequence TGGGAGCACCCGACGATCGCCGGAATCAGCGCGGCCCTGCTCGATGGGGCCGCGCCACGGGCCGCTGACGCCGTCCCGCCCGCGGCGTCAGCGGCCCCGCAAGCCACCGAGCCGATCGCGGTGGTCGGCCTCGGCTGCCGCCTGCCCGGCGGGGTCGACGGCCCGGAAGCCTTCTGGGACCTGCTCTCCAGCGGTCGCGAGGTCATCTCCGAGGTGCCCGAGCAGCGCTGGGCCGGGCACGCCGGTTCGCCGGAGGCGGCCGAGGTGCTGGCCCGCACCACCCGCTGGGGCGGCTACCTGACCGACATCACCGGCTTCGACGCCGACTTCTTCGGCATCAGCCCGCGCGAGGCGGCGGGAATGGATCCGCAGCAACGACTTCTGCTGGAGGTCAGCTGGGAAGCCTTGGAGCACGCCGGGATCGCGCCCGCCGGGCTGCGCGGCAGCCGGACCGGGGTGTTCGTCGGCATCAGCGGCAACGAGTACGGGCAGCTGGCGATCAGCGAGGCCGAGCGGATCGACGCCTGGAGCGGCACCGGCGCGGCGCTGAGCATCGCGGCCAACCGGCTCTCCTACGTGCTGGACCTGCGCGGGCCCAGCGTCGCGGTGGACAGCGCCTGCTCCTCCTCGCTGGTCGCGGTGCACCTGGCCGTGCAGAGCCTGCGCGCGGGCGAGAGCGAGGTGGCGCTGGCCGGTGGGGTGAACCTGTTGCTGGGCCCCGGTGTCACGGTCAACTTCGACCAGATGGGCGTCACCTCGCCGGATGGCCGGTGCCGGGCTTTCGACGCCGCGGCCAACGGCATGGTCCGGGCCGAGGGCGCTGGCGTGGTGGTGCTCAAGCGCCTGGCCGACGCCCGGCGGGACGGGGACCGGGTGCTCGCGGTGCTGCGCGGCTCGGCGGTCAACTCCGACGGCCGGTCCAACGGCATCACCGCGCCCAACCCGGAGGCCCAGGAAGCCCTGCTGCGCACGGCTTATGCCAACGCGGGCATCGCACCGTCCGAAGTGGACTACGTGGAGGCGCACGGCACCGGCACGCTGCTCGGCGACCCGATCGAGGCTGGTTCGCTGGGCGCGGTGCTCGGCGCGGACCGCGATCCCGGCGCGCCGCTGCTGATCGGGTCGGTGAAGACCAACGTGGGCCACCTGGAGGCCGCGGCAGGCATCACCGGGCTGATCAAGGTGGTGCTGTCGCTGGCCAACGACGCCATCCCGGCCAGCCTGCACTTCACCGAGCCCAACCCGCACATCCCGTTCGACCGGCTCGGCCTGGCGGTGGCCGCCGAGTCCCAGCCGTGGCCGCGTCAGGACCGCCCGGCCCGCGCCGGAGTCTCCGGTTTCGGGTTCGGCGGCACCAACGCGCACGTGATCGTCGAGGAGGTAGCCGCGACTGCCTCCGTTTCGACGGTGGAGGGGCCGGACGGCTACCTGTTGTCCGGCCCCTCTCCAGAACGCATCCGGGACAGCGCGGGACGGCTGGCCGAGTGGCTGGCCACCGCGCCGGCCGAGCTCGGCGTGGTCCGCGATGCGCTGCACCGGCGGTTCGCCGGGCCGAGCCGGGCGCTGGTCACCGCCGAGAACAAGGCGGAACTGCTGGAGGGCTTGCGCACGCTGGCGGCAGGCCGGGTCGCGCCGAACATCGCGGTGAGCCGGGGTGACCGGCTCGGCGCCGGGGTGGTGTGGGTGTTCTCCGGGCACGGCTCGCAGTGGGCGGGCATGGGCGCGGAGCTGCTGGCCACCGAACCGGTGTTCGCCGACGCACTGTCCGAAGTGGACGAACTGGTGCGCGCGGCGGCCGGGTTCTCGCCACTGGAGCTGTTGTCTGCCAAGGCCGAGCTGAACGGTTTCGCCGTGGTGCAGCCGACCCTGTTCGCGGTGCAGGTGGCCCTGGCCGAGCTGTGGCGTGCTGCCGGGGTGCGGCCGGACGCGGTGATCGGGCACTCGGTGGGCGAGGTGGCCGCGGCCGTGGTGAGCGGCGCGCTGTCGCTGGCCGACGGGGTGCGGGTGGTCACCGCGCGGTCCCGGCTGGCCGCGGAACTGGCTCAGCCGGGGGTGATGGCCGCGCTGGAGCTGCGCGCGGACGAGCTGCCCGAGCTGGCCACTGGACTGTCCGATGTGGACATCGCGGTGCGGAACGCGCCCGGCCAGACCGTGGTCGCCGGACCGGCGGCGGCGGTGACCGAGCTGGTGGCGCGGGTGGAGGCCAGCGGGCGGATGGCCCGGCTGGTCAAGGTGGACGTGGCCAGCCACTCCGCCATGGTCGAGCCGGTGCTGCCCGCGCTGGCCGCCGAGCTGCGCGGCCTGCGCGGCCGCAAGCCGGAGATCCCCTTCTACAGCACGGTGTCCGAGCAGCCGAAGTTCGACTCCGGTTACTGGGTGGCCAACCTGCGGCAGCCGGTGCGCTTCGCCGAGGCGGTCTCCCGTGCGCTGGCCGACGGGTACGGCGTGTTCCTGGAGATCGCCCCGCATCCGGTGCTGGCCCAGGCGATCACCGAGACCGCGCGGGCCGAGGAGGCCGATCCGGTGGTGCTGGCCAGCCTGCGCCGCCAGGAGCCGGAACGCAGGCAGCTGCGGCACGAGCTGGGCCGGTTGCGCCTGGCCGGGCATCCGCTGCCCAAGGCCGGGGGCGGGTTCGCCGAACTGCCCACCACGCCCTGGCGGCACCAGCCGTACTGGGTCGCGCCGAGCCGCCGCCGCGGCGGTGCCACGGCGGGACATCCGTTGCTGGGTACGCACCTGGAGCTGCCGGAGGACGGTCGGCACCTGTGGTCGGCCGAGGTCGGGCTGGAGGCGCTGCCCTGGCTGACCGACCACCGGGTGGACGACGTGCCGGTGCTGCCGGGCGTGGCCTACGCCGAGATCGCGCTGTCCGCGGCGAGCGCGGCCTTCGGGCTGCCGGTCGGGCAGGTGCAGGCCAGCGACGTGGCGCTGCACCGGCCGCTGGCGCTGGGCGCGCGCACCGGACTGACCACGGTGCTGATCCCCGGCGGCGGGCTGCGCGGCCTGGTCAACATCTACAGCCGGGCCGAGGACGACAGCTGGACGCTGCACGCCACCGCCAAGGTGGCCGCGGCCGAACCGGCGGAGGCCAGGCTGGAGCCCTTCGACGGCTCGGACCTGTTGTCCGGCCCGGGAATCGAGCGGGCCGAGCTGTACCGGCGGCTGCGCGCCCTCGGCCAGCAGCACGGCCCGGCCTTCGCCGGGGTGACCGAGGTGCACGCCACCGGCGACGGCACCGCCGCGGCCAGCGTGGTGCTGCCCGAGCAGGCCCCGCCGAACTCGCGGTTCGCCGCGCACCCCGCGGTGCTGGACTCCTGCCTGCAGGTGCTCGGCGCGGCGCTGCCACCGGTGGCGGACAACGAGCTGCACCTGCCGATGGAGTTCGGCGCGGTGCGGGTCTACGGCGAGGTCAGCCAGGGCGGCCTGTGCCAGGTCCGGGTCTCCGGCGAGGGGGGCGGCGTGCTGGCCGACGTCCAGCTCAGCGATCCGGACGGCAGGCTGGTGCTGGAGATCAACGGCGTGTTCGTGCGCAAGGTGCGCCGGGCCGAGCTGACCGTGCCGCTGGGCGAGCTGCTGCTGGAAACGGTGTGGCAGCGCGCCGATCTGCCGCCCGCCCCGGTGGGCGGGACCAGCGGCACCTGGCTGGTGATCGGCGAGGACGACCGGCTGGTCTGCGACCTGGCCGACGGCCTCGCCGCCTCCGGCAGGCACCCGATCCTGCTGTCCACTGTGGACATCACCGCCGAGCTGCTGGCCGAGGTGCTGGACCAGGCGGCACCGGCCGGAATCGTGCTGGTGCAACCGGATCCGGACGGCCCGGAAGGCCTGGACGCGGCGCTGCGCCTGACCGTGGCCGCCTCAGCCGTGGTCGGCGCGGTCGCCGAACGCGGCCTGACCCCGAGGTTGTGGCTGGTCGGCGGGGGCGGGGCCGATGTGGTGGGCGCGGAGCTGGTGCGCCCGGCCGCGGCCGCGCTGCGCGGACTGGCCAGGGTGCTGGCCTTCGAGCAGCCCGCGCTGCGGGCCAGCTGGGTGGACGTGGACGCCACCGCGGCGGTGGCCGAGTTGCTGGCCGAGTTGCTCGGCGGCGGCACCGAGGACGAGGTGGCCTGGCGCGGCGGGGTCCGGTACGCGGCCCGGCTGCGGCGGGCGAGCCTGCCCGAACCGGCCGAGGCGCCGGTGGTGCGCTCCGGCGGCGCGTACGTGGTCACCGGCGGACTCGGCGGGCTCGGCCTGGTGCTGGCCAGCTGGCTGGTGGAGCGGGGCGCGGGCAAGGTGGTGCTCAACGGCCGGTCCAACCCCGGCACCACCGCGCGGCAGATGATCACTGAGCTGCGCGCGGCCGGTGCGGTGATCGAGGTGGTCACCGGGGACATCGCCGAACCCGGGGTGGCCGAACGGCTGGTCGAGGTCGCCCAGAACGGCTCCAGCCTGCGCGGCGTGGTGCACGCGGCCGCGGTGCTGGACGACCGGGTGCTGGGCCGCCTGGACGCGGAGAACGTGCGCCGGGTGTGGCGGCCCAAGGCCTACGGCGCCTGGCGGTTGCACGAGGCCACCAGCGGGCTGCCGCTGGACTGGTGGCTCGGCTTCTCCTCCGCGGCCGCGCTGCTCGGCTCGCCCGGCCAGGCCGCCTACGCCGCGGCGAACGCCTACCTGGACGCGGTCACCGCCCGCCGCCGCGGCGAGGGCCAGCAGGCGGCCACCATCAACTGGGGCACCTGGGCCGAGGTCGGCCTGGCCGCGCAGCGCGAGGTCGGCGCGGTCGCCGCGATCACCCCGGACCAGGGCGTGGCCGCGCTGGAGGCGGTGCTGGCCTCCGGCCGCCCGGCCACCGGCGTGCTGCGCCTGGACGTGCGGGCACTGGCCGAGCTGTTCCCGGAGGCGGCCAGGACGCCGTTCTTCGCCGAGCTGGTCCCGGCCGCGCCGGTGGCCGAGGTCGAATGGCCCGGGGTGGACGCACTGTCCACAGTGGACTCAGCGGAGGCCCGCCGGATCGCGGCCGGGCAGCTGCGGGCCAGGGTGGCCGGGCTGATGGGCTTCGCCGCCGAGTCGCTGCCCGCGGAGTCGCCGCTGACCGGGCTCGGCCTGGACTCGCTGCTGGCGGTCCGGGTGAAGAACGCGGTGCAGCACGACTTCGGCCTCACCCTGCCCACCGCGCTGCTGCTGCGCGGTGCGAGCCTGGCCGAGCTGGAGACCTGGCTGTTCAGCGAACTTTCGCTGGGGGCACGGGAGTCCGGCCCCGCGCAGCCGGTCAGGGTGCCGCCGAGGGACGCGGCCGAACGGTTGGTCAGCGCGGTGTGGCAGGAGGTGCTGCGGCGGCCGGTCGGGGTGACCGAGACCTTCGAGTCCGCCGGTGGCACCCCGGTGCAGGCCGAGCGGATCGCCGGGCTGCTGGCCGAGCGCAGCGGCCGGGTGCTGCGGGTGGACGAGCTGTTCGCGGTGCCCACGGTGGAGGGCATGGCCCGCTGGGTGCGGGAGCGCGAGGTCGGCAGCGGCCAGTCGCCGCTGCGGGTGCTGCGCAGGGACGGCGGCCAGCCGCCGCTGTTCTTCTTCCACCCGGCCGGTGGCGACACCGCGGTCTACCGGCAGCTGGTCGACCTGCTCGACCCCGACCAGCCCGCCTACGGCCTGGACCGGGTGGACCACGTGCGCGAACTGCCGGAGAAGGCGGGCTGCTACCTGGACCACGTGCGCGCGGTGCAGCCCAGCGGCCCCTACCGGCTGGCTGGTTGGTCCCTCGGCGGGTTCCTGGCCTACGAGGTGGCCCAGCAGCTCACCGCGGCCGGCGCGGAGGTCGAGCTGGTGGCGATGATCGACTCGCTGAACCCGCTGCCGCTGCCGGCCGGCCTGGACGAGGTGCGGCTGGCCGAGCTGCGGTTCCGCCGCTTCGCCGATTTCCTGGAAGCCAGCTACGGCAGGCGGATCGAGCTGCCCTACGACGTGCTGGCCCGGCTGGACGACGAGGAGCAGATCGACCTGCTGATCGAGCAGATGACCGCGCACCAGCTGGTCAACGTGGAGGTGAGCACCGCGATCCTGCACCACCAGCGCACCTCGTTCCTGGACACCAGGGTCCTGGAGCGCTACCAGCCTTCGCGCTACGACGGCCGGGTGGTGCTCTACAGCGCCGCGGACAAGACCCCCGGTGGCCTGAAGGACCCGCGCTTCGACCGGGACGACGCCCCGCTGGGCTGGGACGAGTTCGCCCCGGCGCTGGAGGTGGTCCGGGTGCCCGGCCACCACCTCTCGGTGCTGGACCCGCCCAACGTCGAGGTGATCGGCGCGCACCTGAGGCAGCTGCTCCGCTCACTCAGCTCAGCCCCGAACCGCCAATAA
- a CDS encoding nitrate/sulfonate/bicarbonate ABC transporter ATP-binding protein: protein MTIVALEHVSKNFSGLPVLADINLELRAGEVVALLGKSGSGKSTLLRTIAGLVEPSSGRVSYRGQALRGANPGTAMVFQSFALLPWLTVRENVELGLQARGVAPAERRRRAEEMIDLIGLDGFAGAYPKELSGGMRQRVGFARALVLEPDALLMDEPFSALDVLTAENLRGELMALWGSAKFPTRAICVVTHNIEEAVLLADRVLVLGANPGRITAEITVPLTRPRDRRGAGFLAVVDQIYTALTGSAAGRTVPDPRTPLMRPLPEATVGGLAGLVELVAGSGGRAELPELAAQLSFEVDDLMPLVDAAGMLGLVEVAGAGAHLTLDGQVWAEADIPASKRQFAKLAEAHAPLIGMITHALRTSRTGRLRQTFFLDLLRRGFTQQEAMRQLAVAVDWGRYGELFDFDAVAQELVLADGERS, encoded by the coding sequence ATGACCATCGTGGCACTGGAGCACGTCTCCAAGAACTTCAGCGGCCTGCCCGTGCTGGCCGACATCAACCTGGAACTGCGCGCGGGCGAGGTGGTCGCGCTGCTCGGCAAGTCCGGCTCCGGCAAGTCGACGCTGCTGCGCACCATCGCCGGGCTGGTCGAGCCCAGCAGCGGCCGGGTCAGCTACCGCGGCCAGGCGCTGCGCGGGGCGAACCCCGGCACCGCCATGGTGTTCCAGAGCTTCGCGCTGCTGCCCTGGCTGACCGTGCGGGAGAACGTGGAGCTCGGCTTGCAGGCGCGCGGGGTCGCGCCCGCGGAACGGCGGCGGCGGGCCGAGGAGATGATCGACCTGATCGGTCTGGACGGCTTCGCCGGGGCCTACCCGAAGGAGCTCTCCGGCGGCATGCGGCAGCGGGTCGGCTTCGCCCGCGCGCTGGTGCTGGAACCGGACGCGCTGCTGATGGACGAGCCGTTCTCCGCGCTGGACGTGCTCACCGCGGAGAACCTGCGCGGCGAGCTGATGGCGCTGTGGGGCAGCGCGAAGTTCCCGACCAGGGCGATCTGCGTGGTCACGCACAACATCGAGGAGGCCGTGCTGCTGGCCGACCGGGTGCTGGTGCTGGGCGCGAACCCCGGCCGGATCACCGCGGAGATCACGGTGCCGCTGACCAGGCCGAGGGATCGGCGCGGGGCGGGGTTCCTGGCCGTGGTGGACCAGATCTACACCGCCCTGACCGGCTCCGCCGCGGGGCGCACCGTCCCGGACCCGCGCACCCCGCTGATGCGCCCGCTGCCCGAAGCCACCGTCGGCGGCCTGGCTGGCCTGGTCGAGCTGGTCGCGGGCAGTGGCGGCCGGGCCGAGCTGCCCGAGCTGGCCGCGCAGCTGTCCTTCGAGGTCGACGACCTGATGCCGCTGGTGGACGCGGCCGGGATGCTCGGCCTGGTCGAGGTGGCCGGGGCGGGCGCGCACCTGACCCTGGACGGGCAGGTGTGGGCCGAGGCGGACATCCCGGCCAGCAAGCGGCAGTTCGCCAAGCTGGCCGAGGCGCACGCGCCGCTGATCGGGATGATCACGCACGCGCTGCGCACCAGCCGCACCGGACGGCTGCGGCAGACCTTCTTCCTCGACCTGCTGCGCCGCGGGTTCACCCAACAGGAGGCGATGCGGCAACTCGCCGTGGCGGTGGACTGGGGCCGCTACGGCGAGCTGTTCGACTTCGACGCGGTGGCGCAGGAGCTGGTGCTGGCGGACGGAGAGCGGTCATGA
- a CDS encoding ABC transporter permease subunit, whose product MFAVLGVPARRRAVLTDAAVALGVGLLLYLAIRLGAGAIAPLPADHSLDQISTDPSVLPYYAGRTLLRMFAAFALSLVFTMAVGTLAARSRRAEKIILPALDILQSVPILGFLSVTVTGFIALFPGSTLGVECASVFAIFTSQAWNMTFAWYQALRAQPRELGEAATMLRLTRWQRFWKLDAPSTVIPLLWNGMMSFGGGWFFVVAAEAISVLNQSYALPGIGSYVAAATERAQDDRLLLAIGAMVLLVLAVNLLFWRPLTAWAERFRIEEAEAATAPRSLVLDLLRRSSLPRRLATLLRPLGEGLDRAARVFGRPRDHWQASPGRRGLGDAALLVAVLALLGWGTVSAVGYLAGTASWADVGEAAWLGLVTFGRVLLIVAVSSLVWVPVGVWIGLHPRVSRLAQPVVQVLASFPTNFLFPFVTALLIGTGVTLDWGGILLMSLGAQWYVLFNVIAGASAIPADLREAAADLRLRGWLRWRRLILPAVFPAWVTGALTAAGGAWNASIVSEFVSYGGDTLTATGLGAYIKTATESGDQPHILIGVVVMSAYVVALNRLCWRPLQAHAQRRYHL is encoded by the coding sequence ATGTTCGCTGTCCTTGGCGTGCCCGCACGCCGTCGCGCCGTGCTGACCGACGCCGCCGTCGCGCTGGGCGTCGGCCTGCTGCTCTACCTGGCCATCCGCCTCGGCGCGGGTGCCATCGCGCCGCTGCCCGCGGACCATTCCCTGGACCAGATCAGCACCGATCCCTCGGTGCTGCCCTACTACGCGGGCCGCACGCTGCTGCGCATGTTCGCCGCGTTCGCGCTCTCCCTGGTCTTCACCATGGCGGTGGGCACGCTGGCGGCCCGGTCCCGGCGCGCGGAAAAGATCATCCTGCCCGCACTGGACATTCTCCAGTCGGTGCCGATCCTGGGTTTCCTCTCCGTCACGGTCACCGGATTCATCGCGCTTTTCCCGGGTTCCACGCTCGGGGTGGAATGCGCGTCGGTATTCGCCATCTTCACCTCGCAGGCGTGGAACATGACCTTCGCCTGGTACCAGGCATTGCGCGCGCAGCCGAGGGAACTGGGTGAAGCGGCGACCATGCTGCGGCTGACCCGGTGGCAGCGGTTCTGGAAGCTGGACGCGCCGAGCACGGTGATCCCGCTGCTGTGGAACGGGATGATGAGCTTCGGCGGCGGCTGGTTCTTCGTGGTGGCCGCCGAGGCGATCAGCGTGCTCAACCAGAGCTACGCGCTGCCCGGCATCGGCAGCTACGTGGCCGCGGCCACCGAACGCGCCCAGGACGACCGGCTGCTGCTGGCCATCGGCGCCATGGTGCTGCTGGTGCTGGCGGTGAACCTGCTGTTCTGGCGGCCGCTGACGGCCTGGGCCGAGCGGTTCCGGATCGAGGAGGCGGAGGCGGCCACCGCGCCGCGCAGCCTGGTGCTGGACCTGCTGCGCCGCTCCAGCCTGCCCCGCCGCCTGGCCACGCTGCTGCGCCCGCTCGGCGAGGGGCTGGACCGGGCGGCCAGGGTCTTCGGCAGGCCGAGGGACCACTGGCAGGCCTCGCCAGGCCGTCGCGGGCTGGGCGACGCGGCGCTGCTGGTCGCGGTGCTGGCGCTGCTGGGCTGGGGCACGGTGTCCGCGGTCGGCTACCTCGCGGGCACCGCGAGCTGGGCCGATGTCGGCGAGGCCGCCTGGCTGGGCCTGGTCACCTTCGGCCGGGTGCTGCTGATCGTGGCGGTGTCCTCGCTGGTGTGGGTGCCGGTCGGGGTGTGGATCGGACTGCACCCGAGGGTGTCCCGGCTGGCCCAGCCGGTGGTGCAGGTGCTGGCCAGCTTCCCGACCAACTTCCTGTTCCCGTTCGTCACCGCGCTGCTCATCGGCACCGGCGTCACCCTGGACTGGGGCGGCATCCTGCTGATGAGCCTGGGCGCGCAGTGGTACGTGCTGTTCAACGTGATCGCCGGGGCCAGCGCGATCCCGGCCGACCTGCGCGAGGCCGCCGCGGACCTGCGGCTGCGCGGCTGGCTGCGCTGGCGGCGGCTGATCCTGCCCGCGGTGTTCCCGGCCTGGGTGACCGGTGCGCTGACCGCGGCCGGCGGCGCGTGGAACGCCTCGATCGTCTCGGAGTTCGTCTCCTACGGCGGCGACACGCTCACCGCCACCGGCCTGGGCGCCTACATCAAGACCGCCACCGAGAGCGGCGACCAGCCGCACATCCTGATCGGCGTGGTGGTCATGAGCGCCTACGTCGTCGCCCTCAACCGGCTCTGCTGGCGGCCGCTCCAGGCGCACGCCCAGCGCCGCTACCACCTCTGA